A single region of the Streptomyces sp. NBC_00425 genome encodes:
- a CDS encoding sensor histidine kinase produces the protein MGQVSSREGRRWAAYGRGALVALCVLAAALNDMSFEGHYLAPVVTAALVCGTALLVPRLRWPVAPLLVTVATAWWGWPLLPLLAVTLFDLSVDRRARVAVGCAVAALGANLLSYRATSLWTAQSYASTLLLPVLAVLVGLWLGGRRRLVRALAADVEHLRIESQLREEAARIAERSRIAAEMHDVLAHRLSLIALHTGVLATKGDMLPAPVVERLGLLRTASVEALTDLRDVLGVLRDPDATPAGAALTPVMRDVGELADEARAAGQHVELTIDGLPEQAPTTHRLAVHRVVREALTNARKHADGAPVTVRIDYRPPATLVEVTNPPGTSRTDTVGSGYGLVGLRERVTALGGHLNAGPAGAGAWRVAARISHPLGIEQNGTPT, from the coding sequence ATGGGCCAGGTGAGCAGCAGAGAAGGCCGCAGATGGGCGGCCTACGGGCGTGGCGCACTCGTGGCGTTGTGCGTACTGGCCGCCGCGCTGAACGACATGTCGTTCGAAGGGCACTACCTGGCCCCCGTCGTCACCGCGGCGCTGGTGTGCGGAACGGCCCTGCTCGTACCCCGGCTGCGCTGGCCGGTCGCGCCGCTGTTGGTGACCGTGGCCACGGCGTGGTGGGGATGGCCGTTGCTGCCACTGCTGGCTGTCACCCTGTTCGACCTGTCCGTGGATCGCCGAGCGCGGGTGGCGGTGGGATGCGCCGTCGCCGCCCTGGGCGCCAACCTGCTCAGCTACCGGGCCACCTCCCTGTGGACGGCGCAGTCCTACGCGTCCACGCTGCTCCTACCAGTGCTGGCCGTGCTCGTCGGGCTGTGGCTGGGTGGCAGGCGCCGCCTGGTCCGGGCACTGGCAGCCGACGTCGAGCACCTGCGCATCGAGTCGCAGCTGCGCGAGGAAGCGGCCCGCATCGCGGAACGGTCCCGTATCGCCGCCGAGATGCACGACGTCCTGGCCCATCGCCTGAGCCTGATCGCGCTGCACACCGGCGTGCTGGCCACCAAGGGCGACATGCTGCCCGCACCGGTCGTCGAACGACTCGGTCTGCTGCGCACGGCGTCCGTCGAAGCCCTCACCGATCTGCGCGACGTTCTCGGTGTGCTGCGCGACCCCGACGCCACGCCGGCCGGCGCCGCGCTCACGCCGGTGATGAGGGACGTAGGGGAACTGGCCGACGAGGCCCGCGCCGCCGGCCAGCACGTCGAGCTGACCATCGACGGCCTTCCCGAACAGGCTCCCACCACCCACCGCCTGGCCGTGCACCGCGTCGTGCGGGAAGCACTGACCAACGCCCGCAAGCACGCCGACGGTGCTCCGGTGACCGTACGCATCGACTACCGACCGCCGGCCACCCTCGTCGAGGTCACCAACCCTCCTGGCACTTCCCGCACGGACACCGTCGGCAGCGGCTACGGACTCGTCGGTCTGCGCGAACGCGTCACCGCCCTCGGCGGCCACCTGAACGCCGGACCGGCCGGCGCGGGCGCGTGGCGCGTGGCCGCCCGCATCTCCCACCCCCTCGGCATCGAGCAGAACGGCACCCCCACATGA
- a CDS encoding thiamine pyrophosphate-dependent enzyme has translation MTTAAHPRTVKEQTFDVLRQYDLTTLFSNPGSTEVGFLADLPADISFVLGLHEGSVVGMASGRSLATGRPALVLLHTTAGYGNAVSALATARANRAPLVVIVGQQDRRHLPHEPFLAGRLDGLAGEYPVWQHTPARPQDVPGAVARAWHEAQEGRGPAVVVVPMDDWFAEAEEDVAQAAPRGPLAVRGGRTASDDAVAALAALLTAADSPCLVAGAGNDTADGWQALVTLAERLDCPVYQEPFGARAGFPQDHRLFAGHLPAVRPALREALAPYDTVLTVGAAAFRQYTYAPGEFTEPGTRVAVITNDPEEAHRSPAELVLLAEPADTVRRLAPLVPAIPRSSAPNRPTAPQPPLPGEPLRAAHVLAALAERLDPTAVVVEETPSSRPDLHRLLPARAPLGFLSAAMGGLGFAMPAAIGVRHGAPDRPVVAVLGDGSSLYSIQALWSAAHYGIGVLFVVLANGRYAIMDRLSEREGSAAPAWPAFTELSVSTLAKGLGCPAERVEDHTALLSVLDEVLPTLADRREPLVLEVAVEADAHYSS, from the coding sequence ATGACCACGGCCGCCCACCCCAGGACCGTCAAGGAACAGACCTTCGACGTCCTGCGCCAGTACGACCTCACCACCCTCTTCAGCAACCCGGGCTCCACCGAGGTCGGCTTCCTCGCCGACCTGCCCGCCGACATCTCCTTCGTGCTCGGCCTGCACGAGGGCTCGGTCGTAGGGATGGCCTCCGGCAGGTCCCTGGCCACCGGTCGCCCCGCGCTCGTACTGCTGCACACCACCGCCGGATACGGCAACGCGGTCAGCGCCCTGGCCACCGCCCGCGCCAACCGCGCGCCCCTGGTGGTCATCGTGGGCCAGCAGGACCGCCGGCATCTGCCCCACGAGCCGTTCCTGGCCGGACGGTTGGACGGACTCGCCGGAGAGTACCCCGTGTGGCAGCACACGCCGGCCCGTCCGCAGGACGTCCCCGGTGCCGTCGCCCGCGCCTGGCACGAGGCCCAGGAAGGCCGTGGTCCGGCGGTCGTCGTCGTCCCGATGGACGACTGGTTCGCCGAGGCCGAGGAGGACGTCGCCCAGGCCGCGCCGCGCGGACCGCTCGCGGTACGAGGCGGTCGTACGGCCTCCGACGACGCCGTGGCCGCCCTCGCCGCGCTGCTGACGGCCGCCGACTCGCCCTGTCTGGTGGCGGGCGCGGGCAACGACACGGCGGACGGCTGGCAGGCGCTCGTCACGCTGGCCGAGCGTCTGGACTGCCCGGTCTACCAGGAGCCGTTCGGCGCCCGCGCCGGCTTCCCCCAGGACCACCGTCTCTTCGCCGGCCACCTGCCCGCGGTGCGCCCCGCACTGCGCGAAGCGCTCGCGCCGTACGACACGGTCCTCACCGTCGGAGCCGCCGCGTTCCGCCAATACACCTACGCCCCCGGCGAGTTCACCGAGCCGGGCACCCGGGTCGCCGTCATCACCAACGACCCGGAGGAGGCCCACCGCAGCCCGGCGGAGCTGGTGCTGCTCGCCGAACCGGCCGACACCGTACGTCGGTTGGCCCCGCTGGTGCCCGCCATCCCGCGTTCCTCGGCGCCGAACCGGCCGACCGCACCCCAGCCGCCTCTCCCCGGTGAGCCCCTGCGTGCCGCTCATGTCCTGGCCGCCCTCGCCGAGCGGCTCGACCCGACGGCCGTGGTGGTCGAGGAGACCCCCTCCAGCCGCCCGGACCTGCACCGGCTGCTGCCCGCCCGGGCGCCGCTCGGCTTCCTCAGCGCGGCCATGGGCGGACTGGGCTTCGCCATGCCGGCCGCGATCGGCGTCCGGCACGGCGCCCCGGACCGGCCCGTCGTGGCCGTCCTCGGCGACGGCTCCTCCCTCTACTCGATCCAGGCCCTGTGGAGCGCCGCCCACTACGGCATCGGCGTCCTGTTCGTCGTCCTCGCCAACGGCCGCTACGCGATCATGGACCGCCTCTCCGAGCGCGAGGGCTCCGCCGCCCCGGCCTGGCCCGCCTTCACCGAGCTGAGCGTGTCGACCCTGGCCAAGGGCCTGGGCTGCCCGGCCGAACGGGTCGAGGACCACACCGCGTTGCTGTCCGTCCTGGACGAGGTCCTGCCGACCCTGGCGGACCGGCGTGAGCCGCTCGTGCTCGAGGTCGCCGTCGAGGCCGACGCCCACTACTCCTCATGA
- a CDS encoding XRE family transcriptional regulator: protein MTDHLKGPQAVSWGDLTEGFAFTDAEKDQIHKGAQAMVLASRVHRLAELRKRQHTEQVQVAEAMGVTQARVSRIEKGQLERSEVDTLAAYVKALGGKLKIVADFGDESYVLG, encoded by the coding sequence ATGACTGATCACCTCAAGGGCCCGCAGGCTGTCTCCTGGGGAGACCTGACCGAGGGTTTCGCCTTCACCGATGCCGAGAAGGACCAGATCCACAAGGGGGCGCAGGCGATGGTCCTGGCCTCCCGTGTGCACCGCCTCGCCGAGTTGCGGAAGCGGCAGCACACCGAACAGGTTCAGGTCGCCGAAGCCATGGGGGTTACCCAGGCCCGCGTCTCACGCATCGAGAAGGGTCAGTTGGAGCGCAGCGAGGTCGACACCCTCGCCGCCTACGTCAAGGCGCTCGGCGGCAAGCTGAAGATCGTCGCTGACTTCGGCGACGAGAGCTACGTCCTCGGCTGA
- a CDS encoding DedA family protein translates to MNALSDILGHISPVAAYAVVATAVLAESILLVGAFIPTLTLLLTAGALARTGHISLPLVIAAAAGAVVVGDFLAHRTGRLLGEQLRGGRIGGRIPCAAWHQAETLMTRHGGRAVFLARFLPVVRTLAPHSAGVTRLPYRRIAPYSVVAACVWATAEAGVGYAAATSLQRVLTLGGPALALVALMVIGTLLWRRKRRPSPPTQEPVSEPATTATGHVQAGLTRPVS, encoded by the coding sequence GTGAACGCGCTCTCCGACATCCTCGGCCATATCTCGCCGGTCGCGGCGTACGCGGTGGTGGCAACCGCGGTCCTGGCTGAGTCGATCCTTCTCGTCGGCGCTTTCATCCCCACGCTCACCCTGCTCCTGACAGCCGGCGCGCTGGCCCGCACCGGCCACATCAGCCTCCCCCTCGTGATCGCTGCCGCGGCCGGAGCCGTGGTGGTGGGTGACTTCCTGGCCCATCGAACCGGCAGACTCCTCGGTGAACAGCTGCGCGGAGGCCGCATAGGGGGTCGGATACCGTGTGCCGCCTGGCACCAGGCCGAGACGCTGATGACGCGCCACGGCGGCCGAGCGGTCTTCCTGGCCCGCTTCCTGCCGGTGGTGCGCACCCTCGCCCCGCACTCCGCGGGCGTCACCCGCCTGCCCTACCGCCGCATCGCCCCGTACAGCGTCGTCGCCGCCTGTGTGTGGGCCACCGCGGAAGCAGGTGTCGGATACGCTGCCGCGACCTCTCTCCAGCGCGTCCTCACCCTGGGCGGCCCTGCCCTCGCCCTCGTCGCTCTGATGGTGATCGGCACGCTGCTGTGGCGAAGAAAGCGCCGCCCGTCTCCTCCGACCCAGGAACCGGTGTCCGAGCCCGCCACGACGGCCACCGGCCACGTTCAGGCGGGTCTGACGAGGCCAGTGTCGTAG
- a CDS encoding class I SAM-dependent methyltransferase, which produces MNDCTTSHDRVLAQRNAEGWMFLIEAARDLRTTGAIAPSGKALARALTDPVRAQAPRPLAVLEAGAGTGAVTRTLIPELPRASRLDIVEANPRFAARLRRLVTTHPDLAARPAQVNVHQTYVEQLDSDQRYDVIVSGLPLTNFPPVQVGRIMALYMELLHPGGTLTYFAYLGTRKARALTASRAEARRHAAVDEIMAAYQHTYATGRWTVWANLPPAYVWHLQRPLVSAHQDQLEPQTDRASR; this is translated from the coding sequence ATGAACGACTGCACCACCTCCCACGACCGTGTCCTGGCGCAGCGCAATGCCGAAGGCTGGATGTTCCTGATCGAAGCAGCCCGTGATCTGCGCACCACGGGTGCCATAGCCCCCAGCGGAAAGGCCCTGGCCCGCGCTCTGACGGATCCCGTACGGGCTCAGGCACCCCGCCCGCTGGCGGTCCTGGAGGCCGGTGCCGGCACCGGCGCGGTCACCCGCACCCTGATACCCGAACTGCCCCGAGCCAGCCGCCTGGACATCGTCGAGGCGAACCCGCGTTTCGCCGCGCGACTGCGCCGTCTCGTCACCACGCATCCGGACCTGGCTGCCAGGCCCGCGCAGGTGAACGTGCATCAGACCTACGTAGAGCAGCTCGACAGCGACCAGCGGTACGACGTGATCGTCTCCGGGCTGCCGCTGACCAACTTCCCGCCCGTGCAGGTCGGGCGGATCATGGCCCTCTACATGGAACTGCTCCACCCAGGCGGCACGCTGACCTACTTCGCCTACCTCGGCACCCGCAAGGCGCGTGCCCTGACGGCATCGCGAGCCGAAGCCCGCCGCCACGCCGCCGTCGACGAGATCATGGCCGCCTACCAGCACACCTACGCCACGGGCCGCTGGACGGTATGGGCCAACCTTCCCCCCGCCTACGTCTGGCATCTGCAACGCCCCCTTGTCTCCGCGCACCAGGACCAGCTCGAGCCGCAGACAGACCGGGCAAGTCGGTGA
- a CDS encoding malate dehydrogenase, which translates to MKVVIIGGAGGIGSSAAFNLLSAQGTYEIVLVDTRPNMITSHTMDLENALGLGATADTVRGGTPEDALDADVVVLSAAVPLRLNSSRSVFLADNARIVSECLRPLREAGADFGGLVLLLTNPVDPLLTWVHRQDWLPRERLIGYTLNDSLRLRTGIAFALGVPPKDVDAWMLGEHGEGQVPLYSRVRIGGEPVVLTDEQRVAAEEYVDTWYSKHVALDSGRTSTWTTGLGTARLIEAIATGSGTLVPASVVLDGEYGVHGTSLTVPVELGPEGVRRIAAWDLPEEEAAGMVRAADRVEAGASELTDQAVAQPS; encoded by the coding sequence GTGAAGGTCGTCATCATCGGAGGCGCCGGCGGCATCGGCTCCTCCGCAGCGTTCAACCTGCTCTCCGCGCAGGGGACGTACGAGATCGTGCTCGTCGACACCCGGCCGAACATGATCACCAGCCACACCATGGACCTGGAGAACGCCCTCGGCCTCGGCGCCACCGCCGACACCGTGCGGGGCGGCACCCCCGAGGACGCGCTCGACGCGGACGTGGTCGTGCTGAGCGCCGCCGTCCCGCTGCGGCTGAACTCCTCCCGTTCCGTCTTCCTCGCCGACAACGCGCGGATCGTGAGCGAGTGCCTGCGTCCCCTGCGGGAGGCGGGAGCGGACTTCGGCGGGCTGGTGCTCCTGCTCACCAACCCCGTCGACCCGCTGCTGACCTGGGTGCACCGGCAGGACTGGCTGCCGCGCGAGCGGCTGATCGGCTACACCCTCAACGACAGCCTCCGGCTGCGCACCGGCATCGCGTTCGCGCTCGGCGTGCCGCCGAAGGACGTCGACGCCTGGATGCTCGGCGAGCACGGCGAGGGCCAGGTCCCGCTGTACAGCCGGGTCAGGATCGGCGGGGAACCCGTCGTCCTCACCGACGAGCAGCGCGTGGCCGCCGAGGAGTACGTGGACACCTGGTACTCCAAGCACGTGGCCCTCGACTCGGGCCGCACCTCCACCTGGACCACCGGTCTGGGCACCGCCCGTCTCATCGAGGCGATCGCCACCGGCTCCGGGACGCTCGTCCCCGCCTCCGTCGTGCTGGACGGCGAGTACGGCGTGCACGGCACCAGCCTCACCGTGCCCGTCGAGCTCGGGCCCGAGGGAGTACGGCGCATCGCGGCCTGGGACCTGCCGGAGGAGGAAGCGGCCGGCATGGTCCGGGCCGCCGACCGTGTCGAGGCGGGCGCCTCCGAACTGACCGACCAGGCCGTGGCTCAACCGTCCTGA
- a CDS encoding Lrp/AsnC family transcriptional regulator, with protein sequence MLVLDDLDRGLIHALQVDARAPFTLIAEVLGSSTQTVVRRYRRLYAQAGLRVVTLPTPRSAGAHQWFVRLTAATRSAHDIAVALARRPDTSWVRLTSGGTEIVAIIHTAPSGPDAHALLLRDIPRTAGITSVSAHYLLHTYLGGPTAWRGRVNVLDEEQQARLRAEREATGVSGRAAQPGEEPYQLTGADRVLLDALREDARISYAELAAVTRTTASTVARRLAELRTRRALFFDVDVDPALVGVTVSALLWMQVAPAQLETVATALAGHEELALVAATTGPTNVVAQALCQDAEALHAYLTRRVALEAVARIETAPVLRTYKAAVALRRP encoded by the coding sequence ATGCTTGTGCTGGATGATCTGGATCGAGGTCTGATCCATGCCCTGCAGGTGGACGCACGGGCGCCGTTCACTCTCATCGCCGAGGTCCTCGGCTCCTCGACTCAAACCGTCGTCCGTCGTTACCGTCGCCTGTACGCACAGGCCGGGCTGCGGGTGGTGACGCTGCCGACACCGCGCAGCGCGGGCGCGCACCAGTGGTTCGTGCGGCTGACGGCCGCGACGCGCAGCGCGCACGACATCGCAGTGGCGCTCGCGCGCCGGCCGGACACCTCGTGGGTGCGGCTGACGTCCGGCGGAACGGAGATCGTGGCGATCATCCACACAGCACCGTCGGGTCCGGACGCGCACGCTCTGCTGCTGCGCGACATCCCGCGTACCGCCGGGATCACCTCGGTCTCCGCGCACTACCTGTTGCACACCTATCTCGGCGGGCCGACCGCATGGCGGGGACGGGTGAACGTCCTGGACGAGGAGCAGCAGGCTCGGCTACGCGCCGAACGGGAAGCAACCGGCGTCAGCGGGCGCGCCGCGCAACCTGGGGAAGAGCCGTACCAGCTGACCGGCGCGGACCGGGTCCTACTGGACGCGTTGCGCGAGGACGCTCGGATCAGCTACGCAGAACTGGCGGCGGTGACCCGTACGACGGCGTCGACGGTGGCCCGCAGGCTCGCCGAACTGCGGACGCGCAGAGCATTGTTCTTCGACGTGGACGTGGATCCGGCGCTGGTCGGCGTCACAGTGTCGGCGCTGTTGTGGATGCAGGTCGCGCCCGCGCAGTTGGAGACGGTGGCGACCGCCCTGGCGGGTCACGAGGAACTGGCGCTGGTCGCGGCGACGACGGGGCCGACGAATGTGGTCGCGCAGGCGTTGTGCCAGGACGCAGAGGCGCTCCACGCATACCTCACGCGGCGCGTGGCATTGGAGGCGGTGGCACGCATTGAAACGGCCCCGGTACTGCGCACATACAAGGCGGCGGTGGCTTTGCGGAGACCCTGA
- a CDS encoding aldehyde dehydrogenase family protein, producing the protein MTITRDLYIAGEDVPAASGRTTDDINPFTGEVYATVAAAGPEDVARAVDAADAAFEAWAALAPFARRAIFLKAADLLDGRGAQVADLMAQEAGGTRPWAFFNVMLAANILREAAAAITAPRGEVLSAQEQGALGLAIREPLGVVAAFAPWNAPVILGVRAVAAPLAAGNTVVVKASEDAPIACGLLVADVLREAGLPDGVLNVITNAREDAAEIAETLIADERVRAVNFTGSTAVGRIVGELAARHLKPAVLELGGKNAVLVLDDADVDYAVDAVTFSVFMNAGQICMSGDRILVHESLAEEFIQKFTAKAGSLAAGDPGEPYTVVGPLVSSQAARRVAGLVADAVAKGAKVLLGGGEPDGAVHPATVLTAVPKGADLYHTEAFGPVCVIETFSDDDTAVALANDTDNGLTCGIITENATHGLTVARRIRTGIVHINDQTVADEPQAPFGGAKASGYGRFGGRWGVEAFSNTRWVTIATQQAHYPF; encoded by the coding sequence ATGACCATCACCCGAGACCTGTACATCGCCGGCGAAGACGTGCCCGCCGCCTCCGGCCGGACCACCGACGACATCAACCCCTTCACCGGGGAGGTGTACGCCACCGTCGCCGCCGCCGGTCCCGAGGACGTCGCCCGTGCCGTGGACGCGGCCGACGCGGCCTTCGAGGCATGGGCCGCGCTGGCCCCCTTCGCCCGTCGGGCGATCTTCCTCAAGGCCGCCGACCTGCTGGACGGGCGCGGCGCACAGGTCGCCGACCTGATGGCGCAGGAGGCGGGCGGCACACGTCCATGGGCGTTCTTCAACGTGATGCTGGCGGCGAACATCCTGCGCGAGGCGGCAGCCGCGATCACCGCCCCGCGCGGTGAGGTGCTCAGCGCGCAGGAGCAGGGCGCGCTGGGCCTGGCGATACGCGAACCGCTGGGCGTGGTCGCGGCGTTCGCGCCCTGGAACGCGCCGGTCATCTTGGGCGTGCGCGCCGTGGCGGCGCCGCTGGCCGCGGGCAACACGGTCGTCGTCAAGGCGAGCGAGGACGCGCCGATCGCCTGTGGCCTGCTGGTCGCCGACGTGCTGCGGGAGGCCGGGCTGCCGGACGGCGTGCTCAACGTCATCACCAACGCCCGTGAGGACGCCGCCGAGATCGCCGAGACGCTGATCGCCGACGAGCGGGTGCGGGCGGTGAACTTCACCGGCTCCACCGCCGTCGGGCGGATCGTCGGAGAGCTGGCGGCTCGTCACCTCAAGCCCGCCGTACTGGAGTTGGGCGGCAAGAACGCGGTGCTCGTCCTCGACGACGCGGACGTGGACTACGCCGTGGACGCCGTGACGTTCAGCGTGTTCATGAACGCCGGACAGATCTGCATGTCGGGCGACCGCATCCTCGTCCACGAGTCCCTGGCCGAGGAGTTCATCCAGAAGTTCACCGCGAAGGCGGGTTCGCTGGCGGCCGGTGACCCCGGGGAGCCGTACACGGTCGTGGGCCCGCTGGTGAGCTCACAGGCCGCCCGGCGGGTGGCCGGCCTGGTCGCGGACGCCGTGGCCAAGGGCGCGAAGGTCCTGCTCGGCGGCGGTGAACCGGACGGCGCGGTCCACCCCGCGACCGTCCTCACCGCTGTCCCGAAGGGCGCGGACCTGTACCACACCGAGGCGTTCGGCCCGGTCTGCGTGATCGAGACCTTCTCCGACGACGACACCGCGGTGGCCCTCGCCAACGACACCGACAACGGCCTGACCTGCGGCATCATCACGGAGAACGCCACCCACGGACTGACGGTGGCGCGCCGGATCCGGACGGGCATCGTGCACATCAACGACCAGACGGTGGCCGACGAACCGCAAGCCCCGTTCGGCGGAGCGAAGGCCTCCGGGTACGGGCGCTTCGGCGGCCGTTGGGGGGTCGAAGCGTTCTCGAACACCCGCTGGGTGACCATCGCCACGCAGCAAGCGCACTACCCCTTCTGA
- a CDS encoding response regulator transcription factor, with translation MIRAMIVDDDALVRLGLADLLNGDQGIEVVAQATDGLQAIEQATAHRIDVALVDVRMPRMDGITATARLRALPYPPKVITLTTFDLDEYVYEALAAGADGFLLKDTDPAEILRAVHLVAAGSAMLHPTAARRLIDRYHATHQPQVTAAQARLERLTPRERDVLALLAKGDTNADIATRLAMRESTVKAHVSRILTALEVTNRVQAALVARDAGLTS, from the coding sequence ATGATCCGTGCCATGATCGTCGACGACGATGCCCTGGTCCGCCTCGGCCTCGCCGACCTCCTCAACGGCGACCAGGGCATCGAAGTGGTCGCCCAGGCCACCGACGGCCTCCAGGCCATCGAGCAGGCCACCGCCCACCGCATCGACGTCGCCCTCGTCGACGTCCGCATGCCCCGCATGGACGGCATCACCGCCACCGCCCGCCTGCGAGCCCTGCCCTACCCCCCGAAGGTGATCACCTTGACCACCTTCGACCTCGACGAATACGTCTACGAGGCCCTCGCCGCCGGAGCCGACGGGTTCCTCCTCAAGGACACCGACCCCGCCGAAATACTGCGCGCCGTCCACCTGGTGGCCGCCGGCTCGGCCATGCTCCACCCCACCGCGGCCCGCCGCCTCATCGACCGCTACCACGCCACCCACCAGCCCCAGGTCACCGCGGCTCAGGCCCGGTTGGAGCGGCTCACCCCCCGCGAACGCGACGTACTCGCCCTGCTCGCCAAGGGCGACACCAACGCCGACATCGCCACCCGTCTCGCCATGCGCGAGAGCACCGTCAAGGCTCACGTGAGCCGCATCCTGACCGCGCTGGAGGTCACCAACCGCGTCCAAGCCGCCCTCGTGGCCCGCGACGCAGGCCTCACCTCCTGA
- a CDS encoding MFS transporter, whose product MDQTSIQIIQHKHIQQIIRSGWKKSPIDHEEMEAVASGRARWSPARRDPYPWGDRMSRTTGTPATVPAASGTPASTDAPAPCGWRWIALAALLAAEAMNLLDATIVQVAAPVIHTDLGGAGATIPWFSASYTLAFALGLLTGARLGDIHGRKRVFHAGVIAFAVTSLACALAPTTTALIILRALQGTAAAAIIPQTFGLIRAMFTGTELSKALGMIGPVMGLSAVAGPALGGVLTHADLLGASWRAVFLVNLPLAAAVLAATPRLREDRAPVRPRLDPAGTALAMLGTALLVCPLATGRPGPAAWATAAAGAAVLTVFVAQQRRTARRGKAPLVEPALLRGRSFPAALATSTLFFAVMNGVMITVVLHLELGLDDGPLTAGLSLLPWSTGLAVASWAAGSHLVPRYGARVMHAGIATFAGGLAAAALAYRAAAPDAYPTALPFALALAGLGSGLFTPPFFTTALGAVGPQETGSAAGLLNAVQQLGGTLGVALIGGLYLDTTGGPRTAAEHALGVATLLLAATAAAAGVMTARRTRSTGPADEVRDETG is encoded by the coding sequence ATGGATCAGACCTCGATCCAGATCATCCAGCACAAGCATATTCAGCAAATTATCCGATCTGGATGGAAGAAATCACCTATCGATCACGAAGAAATGGAAGCTGTTGCGAGTGGGCGGGCACGGTGGTCACCTGCCCGCCGCGACCCGTATCCCTGGGGAGACCGCATGTCCCGCACCACCGGCACACCCGCCACCGTTCCTGCCGCATCGGGTACCCCCGCCTCTACTGACGCGCCCGCGCCATGCGGGTGGCGCTGGATCGCACTCGCCGCGCTCCTTGCCGCCGAGGCTATGAACCTGCTCGACGCCACGATCGTCCAGGTCGCTGCCCCTGTCATACATACCGACCTCGGCGGGGCGGGCGCTACCATCCCGTGGTTCAGCGCCTCCTACACCCTCGCCTTCGCCCTCGGCCTGCTCACCGGCGCACGCCTTGGCGACATTCACGGCCGGAAGCGCGTCTTTCACGCCGGGGTCATCGCATTCGCCGTCACCTCCCTGGCGTGCGCGCTCGCTCCCACCACCACTGCTCTCATCATCCTGCGCGCCCTGCAAGGGACCGCCGCGGCCGCAATCATCCCGCAGACGTTCGGGCTGATCCGCGCGATGTTCACCGGCACCGAACTGTCCAAGGCCCTCGGCATGATCGGTCCCGTCATGGGGCTGTCTGCCGTTGCCGGCCCCGCGCTCGGCGGCGTCCTCACCCACGCCGACTTGCTCGGCGCCTCCTGGCGCGCCGTCTTTCTCGTCAACCTTCCTCTCGCCGCTGCCGTCCTGGCCGCCACACCCCGGCTGCGCGAAGACCGCGCCCCCGTCCGGCCCCGCCTCGACCCGGCCGGCACCGCACTGGCCATGCTCGGAACCGCCCTGCTGGTGTGCCCGCTCGCCACCGGACGCCCCGGACCCGCAGCGTGGGCGACCGCCGCGGCCGGCGCCGCCGTCCTGACGGTGTTCGTCGCCCAGCAGCGCCGAACCGCCCGCCGTGGCAAAGCCCCGTTGGTCGAACCCGCCCTGCTGCGCGGCCGCTCCTTTCCCGCGGCACTGGCCACGTCCACTCTGTTCTTCGCCGTGATGAACGGCGTAATGATCACCGTCGTCCTCCACCTCGAACTCGGCCTCGATGACGGGCCGCTCACCGCCGGACTCAGCCTGTTGCCCTGGTCCACAGGACTGGCCGTCGCTTCCTGGGCCGCCGGAAGCCACCTCGTCCCCCGGTACGGCGCCCGCGTCATGCACGCCGGCATCGCAACCTTCGCCGGCGGGCTGGCCGCCGCCGCGCTGGCCTACCGCGCCGCTGCCCCCGATGCCTACCCGACAGCCCTCCCGTTCGCCCTCGCGTTGGCAGGGCTGGGCTCCGGGCTGTTCACGCCACCGTTCTTCACCACCGCGCTGGGAGCCGTCGGACCACAGGAGACCGGATCCGCGGCGGGACTGCTCAACGCGGTCCAACAACTCGGCGGAACCCTCGGAGTCGCCCTCATCGGCGGGCTCTACCTCGACACAACCGGCGGCCCTCGCACCGCAGCCGAACACGCGCTTGGCGTAGCAACCTTGCTCCTGGCCGCCACCGCGGCGGCCGCCGGTGTGATGACCGCGCGCCGTACCCGATCGACCGGTCCTGCCGACGAGGTCAGGGACGAGACAGGCTGA
- a CDS encoding type II toxin-antitoxin system RelE/ParE family toxin — MAWSKIIVVEPALSWLHGLRRTDRDTLIQVGQAVSALQEEGPALGRPLVDTIKGSALSNLKELRPGSAGATEVRLLFVFDPDRQAVILVGGDKAGNWSGWYRVAVPQAEQAYAEHLKRIDGEDGAR; from the coding sequence TTGGCTTGGTCGAAGATCATCGTGGTCGAGCCTGCTCTTTCGTGGCTTCACGGCCTGCGCCGTACTGACCGCGACACCCTGATTCAGGTCGGCCAGGCTGTCTCCGCCCTCCAGGAGGAAGGCCCCGCGCTGGGCCGGCCTCTCGTGGACACGATCAAGGGCTCGGCGCTGTCGAACCTCAAGGAGCTGCGCCCGGGCTCGGCGGGGGCCACGGAAGTGCGGTTGTTGTTCGTGTTCGACCCGGACCGCCAGGCAGTGATCCTGGTCGGTGGTGACAAGGCGGGCAACTGGTCCGGCTGGTACCGCGTCGCGGTGCCCCAGGCGGAGCAGGCGTACGCGGAGCATCTGAAGCGAATCGATGGAGAGGACGGGGCACGATGA